Proteins from a single region of Streptomyces spinoverrucosus:
- a CDS encoding RNA polymerase sigma factor, producing MAGARELPPDEVLVQRLRDGDEETFALVLDTWSGSMLRLAMSFVSTRDSAQEAVQDTWLAVIKGIGDFEGRSSLKTWVYRILVNTAKARGTKESRTVPFTSLLPEEEGPTVDADRFRAPGEPYAGHWAVGQKPQPWHIPEDHVLRGEVREVIAEAIDELPPRLRTVITLRDVAGYGSEEVCDLLEISPGNQRVLLHRARALLRRKLEKYLSGAHDVAGGRGRA from the coding sequence ATGGCGGGCGCACGCGAACTGCCCCCGGACGAGGTGCTGGTCCAGCGGCTGCGTGACGGCGACGAGGAGACGTTCGCCCTCGTGCTGGACACCTGGTCGGGCAGCATGCTCCGGCTGGCCATGTCGTTCGTGTCCACCAGGGACTCCGCCCAGGAGGCCGTCCAGGACACCTGGCTGGCGGTCATCAAGGGGATCGGCGACTTCGAGGGCCGTTCGTCCCTGAAGACCTGGGTGTACCGGATCCTGGTCAACACGGCCAAGGCGCGCGGCACCAAGGAGAGCAGGACGGTTCCCTTCACCAGCCTGCTCCCGGAGGAGGAAGGGCCGACGGTGGACGCCGACCGGTTCCGCGCCCCCGGCGAGCCCTACGCCGGGCACTGGGCCGTCGGGCAGAAACCGCAGCCCTGGCACATTCCCGAGGACCACGTGCTGCGCGGCGAGGTCCGCGAGGTGATCGCGGAGGCGATCGACGAACTCCCGCCCCGCCTCCGCACGGTGATCACACTGCGCGATGTCGCGGGGTACGGCTCGGAGGAGGTGTGCGACCTGCTGGAGATCTCGCCGGGAAACCAGCGCGTCCTCCTGCATCGGGCGAGGGCTTTGTTGCGCCGTAAACTGGAGAAGTACTTGTCCGGTGCTCATGACGTCGCTGGTGGGAGGGGACGAGCGTGA
- a CDS encoding anti-sigma factor family protein: MNCNEFVELVTEFLDGALPEDDERRFIEHLAECSGCETYLDQFRQTIATTGELTPDGISADARQQLLSAFRDWQRE, from the coding sequence GTGAACTGCAACGAGTTCGTGGAGCTGGTGACCGAGTTCCTCGACGGCGCCCTGCCCGAGGACGACGAGCGGCGCTTCATCGAGCACTTGGCGGAGTGCTCCGGGTGCGAGACGTACCTCGACCAGTTCCGTCAGACGATCGCCACGACGGGCGAGCTGACCCCGGACGGCATCTCGGCGGACGCCAGGCAGCAGTTGCTCAGCGCGTTCCGGGACTGGCAGCGCGAGTAG
- a CDS encoding NAD(P)/FAD-dependent oxidoreductase, whose amino-acid sequence MTLLRRLLFGVVAGLPGGAIVALVTNPPWLPWAAHAVVLGAVLGLLFGAHRQSNGSAFAVGLLIGLLDWVTWTLTLVPVFEGQRPSWAIAVAVSRFPELVGAALFGATAGLTFHALSTWRPPRPAPQRAKPHVVITGGGFGGVGAARELDRRIGRGLDAHVTLISDSNFLLFTPLLVGVASSTVEARHVSAPVRAGLDHASFLHGRVVRIDTRTRNAYVSAGKEGMLRVPYDHLVLAVGGVPHFFDLPGVGEHAFPMKSVEDATRLRNQVLSALERADLEPDPAEQARLLTFVVAGGGFAGTELVAELFDLVHDVLHFYPRLHGLRPRFVLVHSGERLLPELSPRLGLYAQRKLGGRGIEFRLGTRVSKATAEDITLDSGESIPTRTLAWTAGNRPNPLAQQVMRGPLVVEPTMRIPGASGLWALGDCARIPDAAGGFHPPTAQHAIREGRAVARNIAAVLRGRRPEPFRFGGLGVLVSLGHRTAAGEIGGRRVSGFLAWVLWRSVYLSKLPSTEKRLRVLADWTLDLVFPRDIALSSKDDRHA is encoded by the coding sequence ATGACTCTGCTCAGAAGACTGTTGTTCGGCGTCGTCGCCGGACTGCCCGGCGGCGCGATCGTCGCGCTCGTCACCAACCCGCCGTGGCTTCCCTGGGCCGCGCACGCGGTGGTACTGGGCGCCGTGCTCGGCCTCCTCTTCGGCGCGCACCGGCAGAGCAACGGCTCGGCGTTCGCCGTCGGCCTGCTCATCGGCCTGCTCGACTGGGTGACCTGGACCCTCACCCTCGTTCCCGTTTTCGAGGGGCAGCGGCCGTCATGGGCGATCGCGGTGGCCGTGTCGCGCTTCCCCGAACTCGTCGGCGCCGCCCTGTTCGGCGCGACCGCCGGGCTCACCTTCCACGCCCTGTCGACCTGGCGCCCGCCTCGCCCCGCGCCCCAACGGGCCAAACCCCACGTGGTGATCACCGGTGGCGGTTTCGGCGGGGTGGGGGCCGCGCGCGAACTGGACCGGCGGATCGGCCGCGGGCTCGACGCTCATGTGACGCTGATCAGCGACTCGAACTTCCTGCTGTTCACGCCGCTGCTGGTCGGCGTCGCCTCCAGCACGGTGGAGGCCAGGCACGTGAGCGCGCCGGTGCGTGCCGGGCTCGACCATGCCTCCTTCCTGCACGGGCGGGTGGTCCGGATCGACACGCGGACGCGCAACGCGTACGTCTCCGCCGGCAAGGAGGGCATGCTGCGTGTGCCGTACGACCATCTGGTCCTGGCGGTCGGCGGGGTGCCGCACTTCTTCGACCTGCCGGGCGTGGGCGAGCACGCCTTCCCGATGAAGTCCGTCGAGGACGCCACCAGGCTGCGCAACCAGGTGCTGAGCGCGCTGGAGCGGGCCGACCTGGAGCCGGACCCGGCCGAGCAGGCCAGGCTGCTGACGTTCGTGGTGGCCGGCGGCGGATTCGCCGGGACGGAACTGGTGGCCGAACTGTTCGACCTGGTGCACGACGTGCTCCACTTCTATCCACGGCTGCACGGGCTGCGGCCCAGGTTCGTGCTCGTGCACTCGGGCGAGCGGCTGCTGCCGGAGCTGTCGCCGCGGCTCGGCCTGTACGCGCAGCGCAAACTCGGCGGCCGCGGCATCGAGTTCCGCCTCGGCACGCGCGTGAGCAAGGCCACCGCTGAGGACATCACGCTCGACTCCGGTGAGAGCATCCCCACCCGCACGCTGGCCTGGACGGCCGGCAACCGGCCCAACCCGCTGGCCCAGCAGGTGATGCGGGGACCGCTCGTGGTGGAGCCGACCATGCGGATTCCCGGCGCATCCGGCCTGTGGGCGCTGGGCGACTGCGCGCGGATCCCCGACGCGGCGGGAGGGTTCCACCCACCGACCGCACAGCACGCGATCCGCGAGGGCAGGGCGGTGGCGCGCAACATCGCCGCGGTCCTGCGCGGTCGCCGTCCCGAGCCGTTCCGCTTCGGCGGGCTCGGCGTACTGGTCTCGCTCGGGCACCGCACGGCGGCCGGCGAGATCGGCGGGCGGCGGGTCTCCGGATTCCTCGCCTGGGTCCTGTGGCGCTCGGTCTACCTGAGCAAGCTGCCCAGCACGGAGAAACGGCTGCGCGTACTCGCCGACTGGACCCTCGACCTGGTGTTCCCCAGGGACATCGCCCTCTCCAGCAAGGATGACCGTCATGCGTAA
- a CDS encoding DM13 domain-containing protein, whose translation MRRNKRPVLWITTAVVVVAAAVGLYLFEPWRLFTTNRVDEAPPAAAAQQGGTAKELASGTFISHEHETSGSVEIHKLADGKATLRLTDLRTSDGPALHVWLSDQPVRQDGGGNLDDGQYVDLGDLKGNEGNQNYAIPAGTDLNKFSTVTIWCERFSVSFGAAELKQPA comes from the coding sequence ATGCGCCGAAACAAGCGTCCCGTCCTCTGGATCACCACCGCCGTGGTCGTCGTCGCGGCAGCTGTCGGGCTCTACCTCTTCGAGCCCTGGCGGCTGTTCACCACCAACCGCGTGGATGAGGCGCCGCCCGCGGCCGCCGCCCAGCAGGGGGGCACGGCCAAGGAGTTGGCGAGCGGTACGTTCATCTCCCACGAGCACGAGACCAGCGGATCGGTGGAGATCCACAAGCTCGCGGACGGCAAGGCGACGCTGCGTCTGACGGACCTGCGCACGTCCGACGGCCCGGCCCTGCACGTGTGGCTCAGCGACCAGCCGGTCAGGCAGGACGGCGGCGGCAACCTCGACGACGGCCAGTACGTCGACCTCGGCGACCTCAAGGGCAACGAGGGCAACCAGAACTACGCCATCCCGGCCGGCACCGACCTGAACAAGTTCTCCACGGTGACGATCTGGTGTGAGCGCTTCAGCGTGTCGTTCGGCGCGGCCGAGCTGAAGCAGCCTGCCTGA
- a CDS encoding flavodoxin family protein, producing MSHDDLRALFLNCTLKKSPERSHTQGLIDLSSRIMEKQGVRVEHLRPIDHEIATGVWPDMTEHGWERDAWPSIYQQVMAADILVVAGPIWLGDNSSVAKLVIERLYACSGLLNDAGQYAYYGQVGGCLITGNEDGAKHCAMNILYSLQHLGYVIPPQADAGWIGEAGPGPSYLDPGSGGPANDFTNRNTTFMTWNLLHLARLLKDAGGIPAHGNQRSQWDAGCRFDFENPEYR from the coding sequence ATGAGCCATGACGACCTGCGTGCACTGTTCCTCAACTGCACGCTGAAGAAGAGCCCGGAGCGCAGCCACACGCAGGGCCTGATCGACCTCAGCTCGCGGATCATGGAGAAGCAGGGCGTGCGGGTCGAGCACCTGCGGCCGATCGACCATGAGATCGCCACCGGCGTCTGGCCGGACATGACCGAGCACGGCTGGGAACGCGACGCGTGGCCGTCGATCTACCAGCAGGTGATGGCCGCCGACATCCTCGTCGTCGCCGGGCCGATCTGGCTCGGCGACAACAGCTCGGTCGCCAAGCTGGTCATCGAGCGGCTCTACGCCTGCTCGGGCCTGCTCAACGACGCCGGTCAGTACGCCTACTACGGGCAGGTCGGCGGCTGTCTGATCACCGGCAACGAGGACGGCGCCAAGCACTGCGCCATGAACATCCTGTACAGCCTGCAGCACCTGGGGTACGTCATCCCGCCGCAGGCCGACGCGGGCTGGATCGGGGAGGCTGGGCCAGGACCCTCGTATCTCGATCCGGGCTCCGGCGGTCCCGCCAACGACTTCACCAACCGGAACACCACGTTCATGACGTGGAACCTGCTGCATCTGGCACGGCTGCTCAAGGACGCCGGGGGCATTCCGGCGCACGGGAACCAGCGGTCGCAGTGGGACGCGGGGTGCCGGTTCGACTTCGAGAACCCGGAATACCGCTGA
- a CDS encoding polyamine ABC transporter substrate-binding protein, which yields MALPPRNTPALSRRTLLRALGGGAALGALAGCGVPAAYVAPGDRAAADLSARDRRLTWANWPLYIDTDDSGRKRPTLEAFERRTGIAVDYVEEINDNDEFFGKISPALMNHQSTDRDLIVISDWMCARFVRLGWVQEMDRARQPNVTRYLDPLLRSPAFDPGRKFTVPWQSGITGIAYNRRALGREIRHVSDLWANDLKGRVTLLSGLDEAFALLMQGDGVDITRWTADDFHRMCDQVEKRVKGGHIRRFTGNDYIKDLSSGDVLACQAYSGDVIQLQADDPDIEFVVPEEGAELWSESLMIPNLAAHKTNAERLVDHYYDPEVAAELAAWVNYVCPVPAAQDVLASAKDEETAALAEDPLIFPDTAMRARLAIARDIEAEERVEFARRWNGIVGL from the coding sequence ATGGCCCTCCCACCTCGGAACACACCCGCGCTGTCCCGCCGCACCCTGCTGCGCGCCCTCGGCGGCGGTGCCGCGCTCGGCGCGCTCGCCGGCTGCGGGGTGCCCGCCGCGTACGTGGCACCCGGCGACCGGGCGGCCGCCGACCTCTCCGCCCGCGACCGGCGGCTGACATGGGCCAACTGGCCGCTGTACATCGACACCGACGACTCCGGCCGCAAGCGGCCCACGCTGGAGGCCTTCGAGCGGCGCACCGGCATCGCCGTGGACTACGTCGAGGAGATCAACGACAACGACGAGTTCTTCGGCAAGATCAGCCCGGCACTGATGAACCACCAGTCCACCGACCGCGATCTGATCGTCATCAGCGACTGGATGTGCGCCCGGTTCGTCCGGCTGGGCTGGGTGCAGGAGATGGACCGCGCCCGCCAGCCGAACGTCACGCGGTACCTGGACCCGCTGCTGCGCTCACCGGCCTTCGACCCCGGCCGCAAGTTCACCGTGCCGTGGCAGTCCGGCATCACCGGCATCGCCTACAACCGCCGGGCGCTGGGCCGGGAGATCCGCCATGTCTCCGACCTGTGGGCGAACGACCTCAAGGGCCGGGTCACGCTGCTGTCCGGGCTGGACGAGGCGTTCGCGCTGCTGATGCAGGGCGACGGCGTCGACATCACGCGGTGGACGGCGGACGACTTCCACCGGATGTGCGACCAGGTCGAGAAACGGGTCAAGGGCGGTCACATCCGCCGCTTCACCGGCAACGACTACATCAAGGACCTGTCCAGCGGCGATGTCCTGGCCTGCCAGGCCTACTCCGGCGATGTGATCCAGCTCCAGGCGGACGATCCGGACATCGAGTTCGTCGTCCCGGAGGAAGGCGCCGAACTCTGGTCCGAGTCCCTGATGATCCCCAACCTCGCCGCCCACAAGACCAACGCCGAGCGGCTCGTCGACCACTACTACGATCCGGAGGTCGCGGCGGAGCTGGCGGCCTGGGTCAACTACGTCTGCCCCGTCCCGGCCGCCCAGGACGTCCTGGCCTCCGCCAAGGACGAGGAGACCGCCGCACTGGCCGAGGACCCCCTGATCTTCCCGGACACCGCGATGCGGGCACGCCTGGCGATCGCGCGGGACATCGAGGCGGAGGAGCGGGTGGAGTTCGCGCGGCGGTGGAACGGGATTGTGGGGTTGTGA
- a CDS encoding gamma-aminobutyraldehyde dehydrogenase: MSTELRRLRNYIDGEFRDAADGRTTEVVNPATGEAYATAPLSGQADVDAAMAAAEAAFPAWRDTTPAERQKALLKIADAFEERAEELIAAEVENTGKPVGLTRSEEIPPMVDQIRFFAGAARMLEGRSAGEYMDGLTSIIRREPVGVCAQVAPWNYPMMMAVWKFAPAIAAGNTVVLKPSDTTPASTVLIADIIGSVLPKGVFNVICGDRETGRMMVEHPTPAMASITGSVRAGMSVAESAAKDVKRVHLELGGKAPVVVFEDTDIAKAVEDISVAGFFNAGQDCTAACRVLVHEAIHDEFVAALAKAAADTKTGQPDDEDVLYGPLNNPNQLKQVEGFIERLPAHARVEAGGKRVGDKGYFFAPTVVSGVKQDDEIIQNEVFGPVITVQSFRDEDQAVEYANGVEYALASSVWTKDHGRAMRMSKKLDFGCVWINTHIPLVAEMPHGGFKKSGYGKDLSAYGFDDYTRIKHVMTSLEA; the protein is encoded by the coding sequence GTGAGCACCGAGCTGCGTCGTCTGCGCAACTACATCGACGGAGAGTTCCGGGACGCCGCCGACGGACGGACCACCGAGGTGGTGAACCCGGCCACCGGCGAGGCGTACGCCACCGCCCCGCTGTCCGGGCAGGCCGACGTCGACGCCGCGATGGCGGCCGCCGAGGCCGCGTTCCCGGCGTGGCGGGACACGACCCCGGCGGAGCGGCAGAAGGCCCTGCTGAAGATCGCGGACGCGTTCGAGGAGCGCGCCGAGGAGCTGATCGCGGCCGAGGTGGAGAACACGGGCAAGCCGGTCGGGCTGACCCGCTCCGAGGAGATCCCGCCGATGGTCGACCAGATCCGCTTCTTCGCGGGCGCGGCCCGGATGCTGGAGGGCCGCTCCGCCGGTGAGTACATGGACGGACTGACCTCGATCATCCGCCGTGAGCCGGTCGGCGTCTGCGCGCAGGTCGCGCCGTGGAACTACCCGATGATGATGGCCGTGTGGAAGTTCGCCCCGGCGATCGCCGCGGGCAACACGGTCGTGCTGAAGCCGTCGGACACGACCCCCGCCTCCACGGTCCTGATCGCCGACATCATCGGCTCCGTCCTGCCCAAGGGCGTCTTCAACGTCATCTGCGGTGACCGCGAGACCGGCCGCATGATGGTCGAGCACCCGACCCCGGCGATGGCATCCATCACCGGCTCGGTGCGCGCCGGCATGTCGGTCGCCGAGTCCGCGGCCAAGGACGTCAAGCGCGTCCACCTGGAGCTGGGCGGCAAGGCACCGGTCGTCGTCTTCGAGGACACCGACATCGCCAAGGCCGTCGAGGACATCTCCGTGGCGGGCTTCTTCAACGCCGGTCAGGACTGTACGGCGGCCTGCCGCGTCCTGGTGCACGAGGCCATCCACGACGAGTTCGTCGCCGCCCTCGCCAAGGCGGCGGCCGACACCAAGACCGGTCAGCCGGACGACGAGGACGTGCTGTACGGGCCGCTCAACAACCCCAACCAGCTCAAGCAGGTCGAGGGCTTCATCGAGCGGCTGCCCGCGCATGCGCGCGTGGAGGCCGGCGGCAAGCGCGTCGGCGACAAGGGCTACTTCTTCGCGCCCACCGTCGTCTCGGGCGTCAAGCAGGACGACGAGATCATCCAGAACGAGGTCTTCGGCCCGGTCATCACCGTCCAGTCCTTCCGGGACGAGGACCAGGCGGTCGAGTACGCCAACGGCGTCGAGTACGCCCTCGCGTCCTCCGTCTGGACCAAGGACCACGGCCGCGCCATGCGGATGTCGAAGAAGCTCGACTTCGGCTGCGTGTGGATCAACACCCACATCCCGCTGGTCGCCGAGATGCCGCACGGCGGCTTCAAGAAGTCCGGCTACGGCAAGGACCTGTCGGCGTACGGCTTCGACGACTACACGCGGATCAAGCACGTGATGACGTCGCTGGAGGCGTAG
- a CDS encoding Lrp/AsnC family transcriptional regulator has protein sequence MHSVAVASRSAEQRNSRDLRESFRESSRESRNGSPQLDAVSLAIIEQLQEDGRRPYAAIGKAVGLSEAAVRQRVQKLLDQGVMQIVAVTDPLTVGFRRQAMVGINVEGDTESVADALTGMSEVEYVVMTAGSFDILAEIVCEDDDHLLDVINKRIRALPGVRSTESFVYLKLKKQTYMWGTR, from the coding sequence GTGCACAGTGTGGCCGTGGCCAGTCGAAGCGCAGAGCAGAGGAACTCGCGGGATCTCCGCGAGTCCTTCCGTGAGTCCTCCCGCGAGTCCAGGAACGGCAGCCCCCAGCTGGACGCCGTCTCCCTCGCGATCATCGAGCAGCTCCAGGAGGACGGCCGCCGGCCGTACGCCGCCATCGGCAAGGCCGTGGGCCTGTCCGAGGCGGCCGTGCGCCAGCGCGTGCAGAAGCTGCTCGACCAGGGCGTGATGCAGATCGTCGCCGTCACTGACCCGCTCACCGTGGGTTTCCGCCGTCAGGCGATGGTCGGTATCAACGTCGAGGGCGACACGGAGTCCGTGGCCGACGCGCTGACCGGCATGTCGGAAGTCGAGTACGTGGTGATGACCGCGGGCTCGTTCGACATCCTCGCCGAGATCGTCTGCGAGGACGACGACCACCTGCTGGACGTCATCAACAAACGCATCCGGGCCCTGCCCGGGGTGCGCTCCACCGAGAGCTTCGTCTACCTCAAGCTCAAGAAGCAGACCTACATGTGGGGAACCCGATAA
- a CDS encoding aspartate aminotransferase family protein, producing the protein MGNPITVSTKDLSKSAYDHLWMHFTRMSSYENSPVPTIVRGEGTYIYDDKGKRYLDGLAGLFVVQAGHGRVELAEAAAKQAQELAFFPVWSYAHPKAVELAERLAHHAPGDLNKVFFTTGGGEAVETAWKLAKQYYKLKGQPTKYKVISRAVAYHGTPQGALSITGLPALKAPFEPLVPGAHKVPNTNIYRAPIHGDDPEAFGRWAADQIEQQILFEGPETVAAVFLEPVQNAGGCFPPPPGYFQRVREICDQYDVLLVSDEVICAFGRLGTIFACDKFGYVPDMITCAKGMTSGYSPIGACIVSDRIAEPFYKGDNTFLHGYTFGGHPVSAAVGLANLDLFERENLTQHVLDNEGAFLSTLQKLHDLPIVGDVRGNGFFYGIELVKDKATKETFNDEETERVLYGFLSKALYDNGLYCRADDRGDPVVQLAPPLISNQETFDEIEQILRATLTEAWTKL; encoded by the coding sequence GTGGGGAACCCGATAACCGTGAGTACCAAGGACCTCAGCAAATCCGCGTACGACCACCTGTGGATGCACTTCACCCGCATGTCCTCGTACGAGAACTCCCCCGTGCCGACGATCGTGCGCGGTGAGGGCACCTACATCTACGACGACAAGGGCAAGCGCTACCTCGACGGTCTGGCGGGTCTGTTCGTGGTCCAGGCCGGTCACGGCCGCGTCGAACTCGCCGAGGCCGCCGCCAAGCAGGCGCAGGAGCTGGCGTTCTTCCCGGTGTGGTCCTACGCCCACCCGAAGGCCGTCGAGCTGGCCGAGCGCCTCGCGCACCACGCCCCCGGCGACCTGAACAAGGTCTTCTTCACCACCGGTGGCGGCGAGGCGGTCGAGACCGCCTGGAAGCTCGCCAAGCAGTACTACAAGCTCAAGGGCCAGCCGACCAAGTACAAGGTCATCTCCCGCGCGGTCGCCTACCACGGCACCCCGCAGGGCGCCCTGTCCATCACCGGCCTGCCCGCCCTGAAGGCCCCCTTCGAGCCGCTGGTCCCGGGCGCGCACAAGGTGCCGAACACCAACATCTACCGCGCCCCGATCCACGGCGACGACCCCGAGGCCTTCGGCCGCTGGGCCGCCGACCAGATCGAGCAGCAGATCCTCTTCGAGGGCCCGGAGACCGTCGCCGCCGTCTTCCTGGAGCCGGTGCAGAACGCCGGCGGCTGCTTCCCGCCGCCGCCCGGCTACTTCCAGCGGGTGCGCGAGATCTGCGACCAGTACGACGTGCTGCTCGTGTCGGACGAGGTCATCTGCGCCTTCGGCCGCCTCGGCACGATCTTCGCCTGCGACAAGTTCGGCTACGTCCCGGACATGATCACCTGCGCCAAGGGCATGACCTCGGGCTACTCCCCGATCGGCGCGTGCATCGTCTCCGACCGCATCGCGGAGCCGTTCTACAAGGGCGACAACACCTTCCTGCACGGCTACACCTTCGGCGGCCACCCGGTGTCGGCCGCGGTGGGCCTGGCCAACCTCGACCTGTTCGAGCGCGAGAACCTCACCCAGCACGTGCTGGACAACGAGGGCGCCTTCCTCTCCACCCTGCAGAAGCTGCACGACCTGCCGATCGTCGGCGACGTCCGCGGCAACGGCTTCTTCTACGGAATCGAGCTGGTCAAGGACAAGGCCACGAAGGAGACCTTCAACGACGAGGAGACCGAGCGCGTCCTGTACGGCTTCCTGTCCAAGGCGCTGTACGACAACGGCCTGTACTGCCGTGCCGACGACCGCGGCGACCCGGTCGTCCAGCTCGCGCCGCCGCTGATCTCCAACCAGGAGACGTTCGACGAGATCGAGCAGATCCTGCGGGCCACCCTGACGGAGGCGTGGACCAAGCTCTGA
- a CDS encoding ABC transporter ATP-binding protein: MVAPPDNDVLWARALHFAHHDGSPALSGVSLAVQEAEILAVTGPRGSGKSTLLACLSGLLRPRDGEVWFNSVPVHTMGPVARERLRRDRFGWIDPAPVLVPELNAWENAALPLMLRGTSRRRAKKVALEWLDRLDVGDCAGRRPNELRQAERQRVCIARALAPAPTVLFADEPTAPLHHADRGHVLRTLTTAARSHRLTVVLATHDPQTAALADRTVSLLDGRCVTTVHLPPVAEAEGRAACSLSV, translated from the coding sequence ATGGTGGCTCCGCCGGACAACGACGTCCTCTGGGCACGCGCCCTGCACTTTGCGCACCACGACGGCTCCCCGGCGCTCAGCGGCGTCTCGCTGGCCGTCCAGGAGGCCGAGATCCTCGCCGTCACCGGCCCGCGCGGCAGCGGCAAGAGCACGCTGCTGGCCTGCCTGTCCGGCCTGCTGCGCCCCCGCGACGGCGAGGTCTGGTTCAACAGCGTCCCCGTGCACACCATGGGCCCCGTCGCCCGCGAGCGGCTGCGCCGCGACCGGTTCGGCTGGATCGACCCCGCCCCCGTCCTCGTACCGGAGCTGAACGCCTGGGAGAACGCCGCGCTCCCCCTGATGCTGCGCGGCACCAGCCGGCGGCGCGCCAAGAAGGTCGCCCTGGAGTGGCTAGACCGCCTCGACGTCGGCGACTGCGCCGGCCGGCGCCCCAACGAACTGCGGCAGGCGGAGCGGCAGCGGGTGTGCATCGCCCGCGCGCTGGCCCCCGCGCCGACGGTCCTCTTCGCCGACGAGCCCACCGCCCCGCTGCACCATGCCGACCGAGGGCACGTGCTGCGCACGCTCACCACGGCGGCCCGCTCGCACCGGCTCACGGTGGTCCTGGCCACCCACGACCCGCAGACCGCGGCTCTCGCCGACCGTACGGTCTCCCTCCTGGACGGGCGGTGCGTCACCACCGTGCACCTGCCGCCGGTCGCCGAGGCGGAAGGCCGGGCCGCGTGCTCGCTCTCCGTCTGA
- a CDS encoding VOC family protein: MYQQMIFVNLPVNDLDAAKKFFTELGYSINQQFSDENAASVVISDTIVAMLLTKPFYATFTQKEIADATKTSEVLLCLSAESREKVDELVEKAVAAGGTASEKVQDQGFMYGRAFDDLDGHTWEVVWMDPAAVEG; this comes from the coding sequence ATGTACCAGCAGATGATCTTCGTGAACCTGCCCGTGAACGATCTCGACGCCGCGAAGAAGTTCTTCACGGAGCTCGGCTACTCGATCAACCAGCAGTTCAGCGACGAGAACGCGGCGTCCGTCGTGATCAGCGACACCATCGTCGCGATGCTGCTCACCAAGCCGTTCTACGCGACGTTCACGCAGAAGGAGATCGCGGACGCCACGAAGACCAGCGAGGTACTGCTGTGCCTGAGCGCGGAGAGCCGCGAGAAGGTCGACGAACTGGTCGAGAAGGCGGTCGCCGCCGGCGGCACCGCGTCGGAGAAGGTGCAGGACCAGGGGTTCATGTACGGCCGCGCCTTCGACGACCTGGACGGCCACACCTGGGAGGTCGTGTGGATGGACCCGGCGGCCGTCGAGGGCTGA
- a CDS encoding LOG family protein: MHSTPPAHATHTASHDREIESLAEFDEVVAAQGTLARFRVQAVDLTARTDALLAVDVTGAVFLGCPMTDAAATRVAAAGALVFPPIPDLPFDPYRGFVHTPDELFDGLEKGYEGTPDALSYAWFQQTKADGDVFASMLRAVHDDAISDALDELLVGARVVGVMGGHAMARGTEAYAGAARLGRELARAGFTVATGGGPGAMEAANLGAYAAPHTDDMLDQALQLLAKTPTFVPSITDWARTAFEVRDRWPDGGPSVGIPTWFYGHEPPNAFAAHIAKYFANATREDGLLARCTSGVVFLPGAAGTVQEIFDNATPNYYESRGEPTPMVLVNREHWTDRLPTWPLLRSLARERSMEARIALVDRIEDAPAALKRLGG; this comes from the coding sequence GTGCACTCCACACCACCCGCCCACGCCACCCACACCGCCTCCCACGACCGCGAGATCGAGTCACTCGCCGAGTTCGACGAGGTCGTCGCCGCCCAGGGCACCCTCGCCCGATTCCGCGTCCAGGCCGTCGACCTGACGGCCCGTACGGACGCCCTGCTCGCCGTCGACGTCACCGGCGCCGTCTTCCTCGGCTGCCCCATGACCGACGCGGCCGCCACCCGGGTCGCCGCCGCCGGCGCCCTGGTCTTCCCACCCATACCGGACCTGCCCTTCGACCCGTACCGCGGCTTCGTCCACACCCCCGACGAGCTGTTCGACGGTCTGGAGAAGGGGTACGAGGGCACACCGGACGCCCTGTCCTACGCCTGGTTCCAGCAGACCAAGGCCGACGGCGACGTCTTCGCGTCGATGCTGCGCGCCGTCCACGACGACGCCATCTCCGACGCGCTGGACGAACTCCTCGTCGGCGCCCGGGTGGTGGGCGTCATGGGCGGGCACGCGATGGCACGCGGCACGGAGGCGTACGCCGGTGCCGCGCGCCTCGGCCGTGAGCTGGCGCGCGCCGGGTTCACCGTCGCGACCGGCGGCGGCCCCGGCGCGATGGAGGCGGCGAACCTCGGCGCCTACGCGGCCCCGCACACCGACGACATGCTCGACCAGGCGCTCCAGCTGCTGGCGAAGACCCCGACGTTCGTACCGTCCATCACCGACTGGGCCCGCACCGCCTTCGAGGTGCGCGACCGCTGGCCGGACGGCGGCCCGTCGGTGGGCATCCCGACCTGGTTCTACGGCCACGAGCCGCCGAACGCCTTCGCCGCGCACATCGCCAAGTACTTCGCCAACGCCACCCGCGAGGACGGGCTGCTGGCCCGCTGCACCTCCGGAGTGGTGTTCCTGCCGGGCGCCGCCGGCACCGTACAGGAGATCTTCGACAACGCGACCCCGAACTACTACGAGTCGCGCGGCGAACCCACCCCCATGGTCCTGGTGAACCGCGAGCACTGGACGGACCGGCTGCCCACCTGGCCGTTGCTGCGGTCCCTCGCCCGGGAGCGGTCGATGGAGGCGCGGATCGCCCTGGTCGACCGGATCGAGGACGCTCCGGCAGCGTTGAAACGTCTCGGCGGTTAA